A genomic window from Silene latifolia isolate original U9 population chromosome 11, ASM4854445v1, whole genome shotgun sequence includes:
- the LOC141611558 gene encoding uncharacterized protein LOC141611558 — translation MKNPLRFFCKSRGLSDSTVHHGGDHQSYNQQQPHAPSFPPPPTSQSLVPVGYPTGTGGYGYNNYPPVVQPPTAYPYAAQEEEKEEEAAWEFNAGNNVNKKGQQKAGHIKVGNSVNGAGLPINLPKNGRFVFNAGGNTNDGDMQEGGHIEFGNAQLN, via the exons ATGAAAAATCCATTAAGATTTTTCTGTAAATCTCGAGGCCTTTCGGACTCAACAGTTCATCATGGCGGAGATCATCAAAGCTATAACCAACAACAACCTCATGCTCCTTCATTTCCACCACCTCCAACATCACAATCGTTAGTTCCGGTTGGATATCCGACTGGAACTGGTGGGTATGGTTACAATAACTATCCACCCGTCGTTCAACCTCCTACTGCCTATCCTTATGCTGCTCAGGAAG aagagaaagaagaagaagcagCATGGGAGTTTAATGCAGGAAACAACGTGAACAAAAAAGGGCAACAAAAAGCAGGGCATATAAAAGTAGGAAATAGTGTTAATGGAGCTGGTTTACCCATCAATCTCCCTAAAAATGGTCGATTTGTCTTCAATGCTGGTGGTAATACTAATGATGGTGATATGCAAGAAGGCGGCCATATCGAGTTTGGAAATGCTCAGCTTAATTAG